TTGATTCTAGTTAGGCAAAATGTATTTAACTACCCACaaattttgtcagtttggtCCATCGTCTTTAATTCCCAAATATATCCATGCTTAGTTTTTAGTTGACATGGCGTGAAATTTTATATGACAAGTAGGATAACTTTTGTACACGTGGACGTAATATTGCGTCATTTCAACTCTAAAAAATTAAAGGACGAAAAAATGATAGATcagattaatatttttttttgaagttaTGATATATTCGAAAGTTGTggatagataaatatattttgcctTCTTGTTATGGTAGTAATGCATTTAGTGGTTGGTCATCATGGGGGCAGGCATAGGGAATTCAATTATTATAGTGGTTAGATGGACCTTGCCTTTATTAATTACTTGGAATTTTATGATCAAGTTTCCCTACATTGTCATTATTATGATGCAGATGAAGTATAATATATTGCATTGATATGTAAAATTGTGGTGCTGCTTGTAAAACTTATAGGCAATGAAAATTTATAAGGAAAACTTCATTAAATTGAGCATTTTAGCACTTGGTCCTCATTTTTAGGATAACAAGTTTTTAGGCCTTCCTCCATAccaaaatgttttttatttttggatcagTAGTGTCTTGTACCAAAATCTTTTTCCTTtacctttcacattttttaaaatgatcacatttttaaaatgattacATCATTTgtagtatttttacaaattaatcCTTTAGAAATCTTTTTTACATTCATGTTTAAAGTGTAGTTTATAGTATTAGATATCTATTTTCACTTGATATCTATCAATGGAATATTGTTTTCCAAGATGCATATATCATGGATTTGATATATATTCATTACCAAAATCGTTTTGTAAGTTTATTAAAACGTTGGAGGATATGAGTTCAGTTCGTGAGAATCTTATCAGACTCACTTATTTAACCATTTTGCTCTTTATATTGTTAAATCAAAGTTCAATTCGAAAAAAGTTGAGCGAATCTACATTGTTTAAACTCAATGATCAATTTTGtgctaaaatttctaatttcGATCAATTTTTCAGTAAGTATACTTTGTTTTTGTAAAGCAAAAATGAATTTGTTTTtcccttttaaaaaaatgtattctttttatttgagCTCGAATTTGAttcgaacttgataaatactcGAATTTGATTCGAGCTTGAAGCAAACCAATTTTCTTCTTATGTTGAGGATTGTCATAAACTTATGATGATTAATTATGTTAATCCAACTCCACATggtaaaaaaatagaaacaaaatgTATCAAagctaaaatcaatttttggtCAGTATATTGTTTAGCGCATCAAGATGTGTTCCTTTAAAATGATTACTAGCCAGCAGATTGGGATTCATTATTCAATCCATTCTCATTAGACTtactaattcatattttttgacttatatttttatgttttatttctaGGTTTACAAGAGATACAAGCATTATTATCAGCAAATGCAAGCAGTAGTGGCATCTTTTGAATGCGTTGCCGGGCTCGGCAATGCAGCTCCATACGCAAACTTGGCCTTGAAAACCATGTCCAAACATTTCAGGTCTATAAAGAATGCAATAACGGACCAGCTTCAGTTCGTTAATAAGGGTCATGGCCAACTGAGCCGCAGAAAAGAAGAGGCTATGAGGTTTGGGAATAGTGATAAAAGCCCTTATGTCCAGAGGCCTAGTCAGAGCGCAGGATTCATAGAGCACCAGCCTGTTTGGCGACCACAAAGGGGCCTTCCGGAGCGTGCTGTAACTGTCCTTCGGGCATGGTTGTTTGAGCATTTCTTACACCCGTAAGTAACCAATGGTTCTTAATTTACAGTTTTCGTCTATTGAATATTAACTATGTATTCTGGTTTGAATCATAAAAACTGTCTTCTGTTGCAGCTATCCCACAGATACCGACAAGCTAATGTTGGCTAAACAAACCGGTCTGTCACGGAACCAGGTATGAATTTTTCATTGTTAAGGTGTTACTCTTTTGTTAGATTTTCTAACAAACTAGATTTTCCAGAAGAGTTTccacttttgattttttttttccagttcGGATTTAAGGGTCCATCCTTTGACGATATTGAAATGTGAATCAGGTTTCTAATTGGTTTATCAATGCAAGAGTAAGGCTCTGGAAGCCGATGGTGGAAGAAATACACATGCTTGAAACACGGCAAGCACAAACGAGCACACAACGGGAGGACCAAAATGCCAATAAATCAAGCGACCCCGCTCCTCATTCGAACTCCACAGTGTCAGATAATCCATCAACCTCCTCTAAAAGAGTTCAAGACATCCCATTAAAGCGCACTAGAAATGATCTTCCTGATTTACCTATGGGTAATGAGAAACAACTAAACTTGTCTTACAACAGTATGTCAAGCCATCCACCGGTAGGAGTTGGTATAAACACAGGTGGAAGTGGCGGTGTTTCCTTAACACTAGGCCTTCACCAGAATAATAATGGGATAGGTTTGTCGGAGTCCTTTCCTATGAATGCTGCTCAACGTTTTGGACTCGGTCTCGAAACGAGTAACGAGGGATTTGTAATGGGTGGTTTTGAAGTACATAATCGGCACTTTGGAAGAGATGTCATGGGAGGGCAACTTTTGCATGATTTTGTTGGCTGAAGACGCGATGTTTAACATTGTGTTTTCGTACTAGACGTGTTCTTCGAGAAGCGGTCACATATATGCTTGCCCTGTAAGCTGTAACAAGGTATGCTCATGGAATTGAAGTGTATATGAATCTCTTGATATCATTTCTAAGTGGAGATTGGTGTAAAATTATTCTGTAAATCTATGATTGATCAATGATAGAAAATTATACCTTGATAGGTAAATTAAACCATCCGAGTAGGCCGGATGGTCGAAATAgctcaaatttctcaaaatgtgggattttgtttttgttaattgAGCTGAATCTTGCAATACCCCAATCCTATTCATCATTGGTTGGTTTATCATGTTTGTATATACTTTTTAATTTGAGTAGAAGAAATTAAACATGCTGAATATATTGCAGGAAATATGATGGtacatttttattcttttgtcgAAGCAGCAGCTTCTAAGTAGAACTATAATCGAGAAGTTAATTGAGTTCAATATACTACAATCATCCAGAGATCGATTCATTTCATGAATATTACTAAactttatcaatatattttggACTCGAGCCATATTAAAGTTCTTTTACTATTCAACATTTGTTTAACTAATCCCTACTTAAATTTCTTCATTCATTCATTCAAAAATTCATGACTATCCAAAGAAAAGGTCATTGGATGGAATTAGGGTGTCTAGTGCTCAACTGCTGGTGCCTATATAGGATCTAACAATCGGCGATAAATTTTAAGATTAATACGCCGAATTTATTTAACGTTTTTCTAAATATAATGCGTGAATTGTATTATTGTGAAGAGAGTTTGcttgaaaaaatatttgattattgaTACGCCGAATTTATTTAACGTTTTTCTAAATATAATGCGTGAATTGTATTATTGTGAAGAGAGTTTGCTTGAAAGAATATTTGATTTGTAGGATATTGCATTTGGAGTAAAGCAGAGCATTTAAAGATCAAAACAATGTAGTTCGTGAATTTCGTGGAGCGTTTGTGGTATGGGAAGCATTCCTGCTGAGGAAGCTATTCCTGCCGGCCGACAAGATCTTCAGCTTGGCAGGATTGGAgctgttagattccatcttccatcttaaaactaattggtattaagtggaggtgtccaactaatatataaacacaagtTTATTCACACACAAACAATGTGGGATCTCCCACTTCAACACTCTTCTTCACGCGTAGCGTTTCCGGGCCGAGCAACAAAATCCCACCTCACACGCATCTTACGTTGGCCGGGCTAAAcccaaattgtgtgaatggaaaAGTATCTGATGCCATGTTAGAtttcatcttaaaaccaattgatgTTTAGTGGAGGTGtccaactaatatataaacacaagtcCATTTACACATAAAAATAATGTGGAATTTCCCACTTCAACAAGAGCTTGTGAAGCAGCCCTGCCAGGAAGCTTTTGCTCGGCAAGCAAATCCTGCCGCTCGGCGGGATGCTCTACCTCATGTCCTCAGCAGGATTGACCAGCGAGAGGAATTTGGTACAATCCTATTTACGAATGTATTATCAGACCTAAACTCGAGTTGTAATAGACTACTAGGATTTCTTCAGAATTTCAACCAAcaaattatttaaagtttaaattttttatttttggcatAAATGCAAAGGTTGTCGAATAAGTTTAAGACAAAACAAGCAAACTTTTTCACATACAATAaagatattattttataaaaaaagttcgCGAGTTAGAGGTTGCGGAGAATATTGACGGCGCTATAAATTTCACTTTAATACTATCTTGGCTAGGGCTTGACGTTTCTAGGAATGGTGGAGCTGCTTTGTCAGGTGCATCTGTAGGGTTCTTTTTCCGAGGTGATAAAACAAAGTAAGAGAGATCGGTCAGGATCATGGGATCCTTTTCTATCAGATAGGACGGGCTGTGTAGAAGTTGAAGCTTCGAACGTTAATTGAAAAGTCTCCCAAACTTTTAGCATTTAATTACTGTAAGTGATTGTCTGATTTTATCGATGCACTAAAAATTTCCTCTGGTGGTGATAGAGATGCCAGATAGTCTTAGCGGGGTTAGCGGGAGTTAATGttagacattttttaaataggcaCACTGCCCGTGACTGTTGAAGGTTGAACCCTCAATCTCATACACATATCATTAGAGTTTGGCCAATTGGGCCAAGCCTTCAAGTGTTTAtattagagaaaattaggaaaaatactttcttttttaaaataatatgatttcctacctcaacaaggaaaagatagagaaaatacctcactattttaatatatttactattttactctaacacctatttatattataattatacatattcattattattattttactctaactttattattagcgatttataagtgacaactgtcatttcttttcttttttctctttctttttctcttttctctccATTAGCTTTCTTCTTCTCTATTCTTTATTTTTcgccatttttttcttcattttcttcttcttcttctttgtctttatttcttcttcatttttattctcttcttcttcatcgttaATTCATCGCTCCGTCGTCGTTCCACCATCATCCCGCCGTCGCTCCgccgtttttcatatttgattttagcgattttcctCAACTCGTGATGATTAATACTATTTCTTTTAACTTTCGGATCTaaatattccaattctaaatctaaaaatctgtattaaaaacgattttctgca
This region of Mercurialis annua linkage group LG1-X, ddMerAnnu1.2, whole genome shotgun sequence genomic DNA includes:
- the LOC126664470 gene encoding BEL1-like homeodomain protein 9 yields the protein MAEAYEMEPYHVPQQSRRDKLRINVLQTHPQFFPPYDPSLFSSLLVKEEGLNSNLMGFVGLNGNHATSSSSYLDPRHCSSLPLNPSDIANPFLYHQLREFETLPFKPESLSSTGQGLSLSLSSHHTQQANLPLELNLQRFYGDKGGGGGSGGGGGDDGGGGYTGSGANLTAVEVSRTTAPLGPFTGYASILKGSRFLKPAQLLLEEFCDVGRGLDSEKLTADVSLMDPPVECLNSCGIIDDPLSFGDEDESQRNKSRLISMLDEVYKRYKHYYQQMQAVVASFECVAGLGNAAPYANLALKTMSKHFRSIKNAITDQLQFVNKGHGQLSRRKEEAMRFGNSDKSPYVQRPSQSAGFIEHQPVWRPQRGLPERAVTVLRAWLFEHFLHPYPTDTDKLMLAKQTGLSRNQVSNWFINARVRLWKPMVEEIHMLETRQAQTSTQREDQNANKSSDPAPHSNSTVSDNPSTSSKRVQDIPLKRTRNDLPDLPMGNEKQLNLSYNSMSSHPPVGVGINTGGSGGVSLTLGLHQNNNGIGLSESFPMNAAQRFGLGLETSNEGFVMGGFEVHNRHFGRDVMGGQLLHDFVG